The Pungitius pungitius chromosome 13, fPunPun2.1, whole genome shotgun sequence genome includes the window GTCCCACCTCACAACACAGGGCACAAGCAAACAAGGTGAAAGGTCAAATGCCGGCAGGTCACTGGCCGGGACGGAGTAGCTTCTCACCGCGGTTCAATAAAAGTCATCACTGCCCTTCCAGCACCGACTTCCATGTACATGCGTGATGCCCAGCAGCCGGAGCCCCAGCTCGTCATGAGACGTGGACCTGACACAAATACCACATTTGATGCACATTTAAGACATAATGATGAACCTAAATAAGAGCAGGTTTGGCCACACCTCGTCTCCGTGGCGACAGGAGCGTAGAAACAAATATAGAACCTCCTACCGCACCTGGAGAGACAGGGTCTTCCGTCTCTGTCCTGTGTCGCACATGAGAACTTTTCCTACTCTTCTGGTTCTGTGCATGCTGACTTTACTCTGCTCCGACTCCCGTTCGTCACGTCTCATCTCACACAAcagttgtgtgtctgtcattACCAAATTCACAGAGGTTAAACCACTGTTATTTCCACGCTGCTGTCAGTCCCCTTTGCTTTGGTCGCTGCAGCAACTGTCAACTGTCATCAACTGGTGACTCACATAAATGAGGTTATAGTTATTATAGATAACcactgcttgtgtttgtgccgTCAAATTCAAATAAATCAGCACACGAAATCCAcctctttatatttatatgcaGGGAAACCCAACTCGCCAACAGATGCTGTCCCCAATGTGGCCGGCAGGGGTCAGTGCGCTTTGAGCAGCCCCGCACCAGCTGCCCGGCTCTTCTTTACTGGTGTTGTTCATTGTTGTCTCTTCCTGTTCGCCGTTGCTTGGTTGTTCCGAAGCACGTTGGCCATGAAATACCTCAGAGAGACAGACCATCTGCACCGTGTGCCGGCACACTGACACGGGACTGATGGTAAGAGACCACCATCGACTCAACGTCAGTTGTAAACTCAATACATGTACTTCCTGTGACGTGTTTGCTCTCATTTATACCTTttgctctttttgttgttgttgttgttgttgttgttgtgttgaagcGTAGAAAAGTAGTGTTACAAACTTTTCCACACCAACAGAGAAACACTATCTCGTAGCTCAGAGTTCATGTCCTGCTGACATGTAGCAGTCATTCCTCTGTGGTGCGATGGTCAAACAGACTATGAGCCCTTTGTCAAATTGTCTCTAAAAAAatgcctctctctcacacacacacacacacacacacacgcacatacatacGCACACATTCACGCGCACACTGAAGGGCTTTCTCGCAGAGCCGTGTGTCACCACTCAACAAGCTGACATGGCACTTAGGAATCCCCCAGTGAAGCCGCAGGATGTTGCCAGTGGGATGTTACTTTTAGGGGTCGTTTTAAAATAAGTCATTTCCGTCTGAGAGACATAGCAGCAGCTGCCCAGGTGAGTGGCTTCAGGGTGCAGACATTCAATATTTGACATTGATCAGCTGATTAGCCAAATTTCCGTGCGCTGTATTGATCCCTGTTCGATCTGCTTTATTGAAATAATGCAACTGACTTCAGTTTGGTGTTCTGATCTCATTTcctgcttcttttgaaactgtGTTTTGCAATCAGTATTGTGATGTCTGTGTAACTGTTAATCCAAAAGTGACACTCCCTGGAAGGAATGAGTAATGTCGGAATGCCAGGAGAAATACTCATTTATAATTCATCATATACATTAGACCAAGTTTCTGTAGAGACACTACACaaaccttttcatttaaatgcaactaacaattattttagattataaatattttttttaatttagtttcgGCTCTCCTGAAGATAAGATGCTTGCCGGTATcttgttttactgaatatttTTTGGACTGTTGGTTGGGCCAAAAAATGCCAAAAATCTGCTCCATCACAAgaccaaatgaatcatcatTAATTTGAAGGGAAAATAAAACTTCCCAGATCCAGTGAATAATCACAGGGGCGATCTAGTCTGTAATTCTGTACAATGCAATTACTGTAACTGTAAATAACCGTCTGTGAACACACTGACTCCTTCATGATATCTCATCATATGAAGGCGTCCTTTAGTAAATGCAACCCCTCCCTACAAACCAAGTGCTGTCAACTGTATTACTGATAAGTGAAAGCTGCATACTGGCATGATTTAAAGTCTGCGGTAAAGTGAGTATGTGGActgttgtgttggtgcagaCCTTTGGAGCAGCTCGGGGGGACGGGGCGAGCTTATCAGAGGGTAAAAGGGCAGAGTTTGATCTGTACTCTGGGAGACAAAGTCTGTTTATTTGGCGGATGGTTTGTGACTGTGTTTTAATAGTAGCATTACCATGTAATAACACTAATGGATCGGAGAGGATGTGCACACCTGAACAAAGTCAAGTTAAATTGCACAACAGGCACAAGAGATTACAGGGAGATTACGCTTGAAAATCAATGAAATTATCAATTGATTATCAGGATAAAGCTGATTCCAAttctgtatatattatatatttcagaTTTCACAATAGTTGGACTGTTGGATGAAGACATCATTTTGGGCtcaatcaataatgaaaataacatttgttttgaaGGAGGAAATCAATACCTCTAGTTTACTGTTGCTTAGTCTGCAGTGTGCTTAGAGACACGCAGTGTGACTGCAGTAAGACACACACGAGTGAGATCAAAGATCCTTTCGGACCTACCTTGATAATTCACCCCATTCTCAATAAAAAAAGCCCAAATGTGGTTGTTCTTGCTCCGTCGTTGAGAAGAAACTTGTTCTAAAGCATTTATTCAGAAAGGTTAATTGTGACAAAAAGAATGCAAATGTAACAAAATGGAGCTTTCCAAACAGCGAGATTGGCACTAACAAAGATGGTAATAAAAacacagtgaagaaaaaaagtggtGCTCATTTATCAGATTTATTTACGTCCGTTGAGCCCTACATGACTTCACATGTCTGTGTCTGCAGTGGCATGGCAGCGTCGGAGGACATTGTGAGCTCCTGGAGCTGTAAGCAGGTGGCCCGGTGGCTACAGGATGAAGGTTTCGGGGAGTACGTGGAGTTATTGTGCGACCAGCACCGCCTGGACGGCCCCAGCCTGCTGGCCCTGACCGAGGCCGACCTGCGCGGGCCTCCGCTGGGCCTCTCCGTGCTCGGagacatcaagaggctgatcatCGCGCTCTGCCGGCTCCAGAGGCGGAACCAGACCCGACTGGAGGAGCTGGGTCTCCGGCCCGCAGACAGCCTCCCGGGCGGGCTCCCGCCGAGTGGCGAGTGGAACCGCGACGCGGCCGACGGGACGTGCAACGGAAGGGACCGCTCGAGTAACGGGAGTGAGCTGAGGCTGAGGAGCGGAGACAGATCTGCGTTCGATTCTGTGTGTCACGCGCACTCCAACGGGAGGTACAGGCAGCAAGTGCCTGGCAGACTGGACCCAGAGGTGTGGAAGACAATCATCAGTTCCATCtatgtcttttttgtgtttggatTCACTTCTTTCGTCATGGTCATTGTACATGAGCGTGTCCCGGACATGAGGACCTACCCGCCGCTGCCTGACATATTTCTGGACAGGTATGATTCCAGCATGTTGAGCATACTCCATAGTTAATTTGCACTTAAATGCTCCTGCGCCTATCAATCTATGCTCCTGTCTAATCTTCCCACTGATGCACATGTTTTTCAACTCTCTCAACAGTGTTCCCAGAATCCCTTGGGCTTTTGCCATGGCTGAGGCATGTGGCCTCATCCTGTGTTACATGGGCCTGCTGGTCCTGCTCCTCCACAAACACCGGTAGTCCAGGCCCAACCCCTCCCATCCCATCGACACACTGCTTTAATAATGATGTGCACCCGCTAACACCCAGATCCTCTGAATGCAATGCAGTCTCAGAAGTGATGTGCAAGCAAAGCTTTGTGACTGATCCTCTCTATTGCAGGTCCATTATCTTCAGACGGTTGTGCTCTTTGATGGGAACCGTGTTCCTGCTGCGTTGTTGTACCATGTTTGTCACCTCGCTCTCTGTTCCTGGGCAGCACCTGAAGTGTGCCAGCAAGGTGGGAAGCACTCATGAGACGTTTTGCTAGTTTCCCAGTAAATTGTGTTGCTTCTGGCGACATTCCAGTTTATTCCTGGCTACAGCATTCCCACTGTGATAACGGATGAACAGCTGCCGGTGTGATTCACAGCATGACTGATAGCGagcgctttgttttttttttacccctcagTCGTACGGGGATTCCTGGGGAAAGATCCAGAGGGCGCTGCTGATCTGGAGTGGAGGTGGAATGACGCTGACCGGCGTCCAAACGTGTGGAGACTACATGTTCAGTGGACACACCGTCGTCATCACATTGCTCAACTTTTTTGTGACTGAATGTGAGTGGACACTCATGTTTTCCTTCAAAGTGATTCCCTTTGACTTGAGTATTTCAGTCAAATTAAATtctattttctttgtattttgtacAACATACGAGAtcctcattccttttttttattgccagtTAATCCCATGAAGGTTGAAACAAATAGTATTAGTCCTTCTTTCACTACTTTCACTATCCATTGGTTCTGTAATGGAAGGAAGatcaaaaatatgtttcataaAAATTGCACCTGTTAAGAGGCATGCTTACAAagcagatttcaaacttatcGGTCACGCAGCAGAACGTGGGAACAAATTCAacattaatgaatcaatggtACGGAAGTGATGGAAGCAAGAAGATGAACTGCGCCAACTAAAGAAGACCAAACAGAGTTTCCGAGGGAACAAAGCGAGATGTCTAGAAAACTAGAAATACCACGATATTCATCCTATACATTTCAATTGCAGACACACCACGCACCTGGAATCTGATTCACACCATCTCCTGGGTGTTAAACCTGTTTGGAATTTTCTTCATCCTGGCGGCTCACGAGCACTACTCCATCGACGTGTTCATCGCCTTCTACATCACCACTCGCCTCTTCCTCTACTACCACACGTTGGCCAACACCCGGGCCTTCCAGCAGAGCCGCAGGGCGCGCATCTGGTTCCCCATGTTCTCCTTCTTTGAGTGCAACGTGAACGGACCTGTCCCCAACCAGTATCACTGGCCCTTAAGCAGACCCGCATTCATGAGAACTCTGGTTGGATAGAGATCCTTGCAATGTGCATGCACTATAATACTAACGGCTGAATGAGAAACTACTACAGATGCTGCTTCTTATCTTTGTATGGTTATGAATGTGTtctctgggcttttttttaaccttgtttgtttccatggatgatttattttctcatgAAATGAGTGAGATGACAAAGGGAATGAGTTTACTTCCCAAAACAATTCCTTTGAGTTGAATTGCACAGTACTACCAGGTGACAGCagaaatggggaggggggggggggggtcttatggGTTCCAGGTGTGGATCATTTCTTTGGAGATTTATTTGCCACTTAGTtggtcatgttttattttgggaaTGATTGTTTCACTGTTTTGGGTTGTTATACTCCCTTTAACATCTGCAGGAGAAGACTTATCAGGCGTCTCACAGCTTTAATGAAGTTTGATAGTGTAGTTTTGCTCTAAAGAGATTCGCCACCTGTTTAGTAACTACTAACAAAAGAAGGAGTTGTTTCTTTGGATGTGCCACAGAAAAACACTTCCTGTTCTCTGCTGATGgagctgttttttcatttaatttgcaCTTTATGAAGCGAGTACTACAACTTTTGGATAGTGTGGCTTCCTACATTTACAGTTAAACTGTCAATCTAAACGTTTATGTGAATGTTGAATCAGCCGTTAGTATGATTATGTTTTTATCCTAATTTGCTGCATACTACTTTGATTATAAAATGAGTAAAGAAATGTATAGGGAGGGATATTTTTGAAGTTTTATTATCCTCCGCTTTCCTCTGTTGCACAGTTCAAGGATGggctttttggaaaacaaagaattttcagagaatatatatatttttttacggCATGGTTGATCTTAACTAAATCTTTTAATTCATTGTTTACAGTTCGttgctttatttgcagtgcaaGTAATCTATCTCTGCCTTTTGGCTCAGCAATGAAAGTTTACAAATAAGTTTACAGCAAGTTTTTATATTTCTGATTGTTTCcttggttgttttttcaatAATGTAATTATTCTTGCGTTAGTTGaataaaatcaataataaatatcaaaataaaatccatattTCTTGTGAGTTTGCTCGCCAATATATGCCCTTTATATCAATATTAACTACATCCATCTCTTACACACCTTAAAACAAATATCAGTCACATTGCTATTCAAATATTTTGCAACAGTACAGATATACACCCAAGTATAAAGGCTCCATTAGAAAGTTCTCACTCAGTCAGCTTCCTGTTCACCTGGTCACATCGCATCTAAGGATGGTACGTAACTTATTCATGTAATTATGGAAGCAAGGACACTGAAGAATCTTTCAGGTCTTGTTTGTGgtttaactttcttttaataaaaaatgtccaTATAGGTGAAAATATTGATGTTTTAGACTTTTAAGACGTCATTGCTGTCACATTGCATTTTATACTTTCTACTTATGttcttattattaatataattgttTGTAGCATAAGTCAGGGTCAGGGTCAACAGAGTTGTAAGAACTATAAGTACAAATAATGGTGGTCTACGAGAGTACATATCTTGTGCAGACTACATTACATAAATCCGATTTTTAACACTTGCAGACATAATGTGTTTTGTACtaaaatgtatacatatatgtatacatttataATTCTGGATTTTTGGAAATCCCTCAAATATGCATTTAATAGCTACTAAACAAACATTTACTTTTAGAATTTTAGTATGGAAACTGTTTCGCATCAAAGGATTGGCTGTTTGTTTGACCACTAAGAGACCAAAGAGGCATGTACAAAAGGCAAGAATTTTAGATTTAAGATCTTAGAATTGAGAGCATGAATGCACTGTGCAGCCTGTCAATAGGTATCATGCTTACAAATGTCTTTTATTCAACTCTTTCAGGCTTCCCTCcacgtttttgtttgtttgctgggACTGTTTGTCCTGTGCCACTCTGACTGCTTCTTCCAGGGGTTAGCACTGAAAGATGTGAATAACCCTCCAAAAGGTGAGTCGACATGATAACATTTGGAAGAAATATAATCCTAAAGAGTCCATCAGTGGACAGAATGGACCGGTGGTTTTGTGTTTGCTGAACACTTGCAGTTGACTCTGCACTGCACATAATGAAAACCACACCTATGCACACACATTTAGTCACTGATGAAATTTAATCAGAGATTAATAAGGAGCTTAACGGTTGGCTAAccgctgttttgcttctttacATTCAGGGTGTGTGGACAAGGATGGAAAGCAGCATGATTTTGGCTCTGAATGGGAAAGGGACTGCATGGCGTGCTCTTGTACAAACGAGGGCCTGAGCTGCTGTAGCAAGTAAGATTTTCATGCCTTAATTTACTACATTACACCTTTTATTTTCAAGCAATCCTACATTATTAACTTCATGGAAAAACATTCTTTGGAGGGGTTCGGGGGGGCTGCACCTGTTTACTTTTCCCACAtcacaacaaataaaagctgTGTGTATGTTCTGTTTCCACAAACTGACATATTTAAAGagacaatttatttttcaacatgtaatattctttcctctttcctctcaagGATCCCTGACGCAGCCACAGTAGAAATCCCTGATGAATGTGAGCTGGTTGTGCACAAGGAAACCTGCTCTGCTAAGGTCCTGTTGAAGTCAGACAAGACAAAGGAGTGTCAGCCTATGTGAACACACGACAAGCTGACCTCTACACGTTGGGGACAACGGAGGTCCAAACTTGTCATCAGTCTTTCTCATGATTCATATTTGATCAACTATTTTAGGGCGCATATATGAGCCACAAATCCAAATTAAGAACAGATTAATCTTGTCTTTCTTGTCATTTTTGAAAGTTTTTGACAATAAAGATAAAACCTAAAAACCAGCTGGGCTCTGTCTCTTCTTGCCTGCTTTAGGTCCAACAGCAGATACATCTGAGGTCCTTTTTGACATGTAATTGAATAAACCGCCACAGTGTGACAGCAGAGTACAGTGCTCAGAGGGTCTGGCAATAAAGGATCTCCTAACAGCACAATTCTAGCGGAACCACAGCCGCCTATTGTCTCTGACAGAAGCGTTGTGGAGGCTGTGATGTTCAGGTCCTTCTCCAACTCTCCCATCTGTGGATTCACATCCGTCCAGAGCGTCGTTTCCTCTGCCGTCTCCTCCAGCCAACCCACCACGTGAgtgctttattttacacaaatagTATTGATGTACAACGCACAATAATGATCTTTGACTGTCTTTTTATAGTTTATAAAATTATTGGTACAGTAAATAGATGTGCTGCACAGTGTGAGGTTTCTCCACCGTCAGTTCGTAGCCTTTTGTCCACAGATGCATTCCTACTGTACTCCtgcaaatattttcaaatgatgTAGTGAAACAAGTGTACACTACAGAAGGTTTTTCTAGGAATATGCATCCAATTTCCAATTTCATGCATCCAAGACAGGGAaactgaaaatggaaaaaacatcataaatatgtaaatgcacttatatttaatgtttggaAAGCCCCTCTCCTGAAAGCCATCATTATGACATGGACTCGGGAGGTATCACCCACGCTCCCCGACACTCCCGCCAATAATGAAGCTTGGGTCATTATTGCAGGTGCGGAACACAACAGCGTCTGTTATCCTGCTCCTCCACATGCAGGCGGCAAGAAAATTGATTCTGAATAGTACCACCATGTGTCTgtgggttttttattttactgcaaaATGAATTTGCAACTGGGAATTCAATTAAGTGCTCATATTCCCTGGTGGTTGGGTGTAACGCAGtaataaaaatggaaatagGTTTTTAGTCAATCATACAGTAGAAACAGTAAGCATCTTGCAAGATACACAAGTTATATGGTTACATTTTGCCCAGTGACTACACAGAGTTTGGGCATCCTCTTTGATGTGCACATATGTGCTTGAAAGGACAGGGCATGTGTTTCTAATTCATTGAAGGGCAAATCAACTTGTCGTTCCCTCCAGGTCTGCTCACACTGAAAATACAGTACAGACCTATAACTAAgtctccaaaagaaaaaggacacgTATGAAATGGTGTAGCATGATATTGCTGTAGAGAATATTTAACGGATACAGAGTTAAATTGCAGTGGGATGAAATGTTTTATCTTGAAACtaccaaaagacaaaaaaagatgtattgttTAAACATTTAAGATTGAGAATTACGGTCAatcattgaaaatgaaaaaaaatatacaatatacaaaatcaagaattgattTGAGTCTGACTCAAGGAAAAAATGACAGTCGGCAAGTCTCCCTTCAGTGTCATTACTGTCCCTGATGGAATACACTTTGCTGAGGCAGAAATGGAGAATGGACAGAGCAGAGCGGCGCTAGGTCACCGCGCACCTTATCCGGCAGAGATTTTGCTTTTGGAAAGGAGTTGAGTTACTGGATATGCATCCTAGTGTCACATCATTGCACCATGTCCAGGCTTCTAATTGCCTACTAATGGGACAGTTCCGCTTTTCCTCCTGCTGGTTTTGTATGATTCCTCTGCTCTGttgcagctgttttgttaaatctgGTTACTAGTGACATTGCACTTGCTTTTCCACCATGGACAATGGGTGATCAATGCTGTACCCCTCCCGCTGCCTGCAGCTCACTCAACACACTGACAGAGTTTGTTAGTAATGATGCAGTGTGAGGTGACTGAtagctaagtgtgtgtgtgtcgttaatGGGAAATGACAGGCTCATTTCCTTCCCGATGCTGGTTTTCACAGCACATGGCAGAGGTTTCAGGGGAGAGAGCCGAAGTCCATTTTTAGGATTCTGACAATGGCATGCCCTTTCACTCACTGTGACATACTACGTAATTTACTGTGTAAAATGGAAGCCTCTGCTTCATCGTATGCATAGTAATTGTATTGTCATCAA containing:
- the LOC119214519 gene encoding sphingomyelin synthase-related protein 1-like yields the protein MAASEDIVSSWSCKQVARWLQDEGFGEYVELLCDQHRLDGPSLLALTEADLRGPPLGLSVLGDIKRLIIALCRLQRRNQTRLEELGLRPADSLPGGLPPSGEWNRDAADGTCNGRDRSSNGSELRLRSGDRSAFDSVCHAHSNGRYRQQVPGRLDPEVWKTIISSIYVFFVFGFTSFVMVIVHERVPDMRTYPPLPDIFLDSVPRIPWAFAMAEACGLILCYMGLLVLLLHKHRSIIFRRLCSLMGTVFLLRCCTMFVTSLSVPGQHLKCASKSYGDSWGKIQRALLIWSGGGMTLTGVQTCGDYMFSGHTVVITLLNFFVTEYTPRTWNLIHTISWVLNLFGIFFILAAHEHYSIDVFIAFYITTRLFLYYHTLANTRAFQQSRRARIWFPMFSFFECNVNGPVPNQYHWPLSRPAFMRTLVG
- the si:ch73-288o11.4 gene encoding beta-microseminoprotein, which encodes MASLHVFVCLLGLFVLCHSDCFFQGLALKDVNNPPKGCVDKDGKQHDFGSEWERDCMACSCTNEGLSCCSKIPDAATVEIPDECELVVHKETCSAKVLLKSDKTKECQPM